One segment of Ricinus communis isolate WT05 ecotype wild-type chromosome 8, ASM1957865v1, whole genome shotgun sequence DNA contains the following:
- the LOC107261006 gene encoding transcription factor MYBS3-like, which translates to MTRRCSHCSNNGHNSRTCPTRSSTCSSAAGSGSASSSASSIAGVRLFGVRLTDGSIIKKSASMGNLSAHYHSSAAASPNPDSPLSDHVRDSVQDGYLSDDPAHASCSTNRRGERKKGVPWTEEEHRLFLIGLQKLGKGDWRGIARNYVVSRTPTQVASHAQKYFIRQTNATRRKRRSSLFDMVPDMATEPQSVPEEHELPSCQLGDTDNADALPSLNLSLKPECEAMETASEEPARELEEMLTGSSEFKQMIPKLSEFTPAIHQLSEFTPFVPGFYPAYMPIPYPFWPTNAAPHEEVNGMETSNHQVLKPVPIFPKEPVNVDELVGMSHLSIGETQRDHREPSPLSLKLIGEPSRQSAFQANAPVSGSDLSQGKSSPIQAV; encoded by the exons ATGACTCGACGGTGTTCGCATTGCAGCAACAACGGGCATAACTCACGCACGTGTCCCACGCGCTCTTCGACCTGCTCCTCGGCTGCAGGCTCTGGCTCGGCTTCGTCCTCTGCATCGTCGATCGCAGGTGTGAGACTATTCGGAGTGAGGCTTACGGATggatcaattattaaaaagagcGCGAGTATGGGCAATTTGTCTGCTCACTACCATTCTTCAGCTGCTGCTTCACCTAATCCTGACTCTCCGCTGTCCGATCATGTTCGTGATTCGGTTCAGGATGGTTACTTGTCTGATGACCCGGCCCATGCTAGCTGCTCCACCAATCGACGCGgtgagagaaagaaag gTGTTCCATGGACAGAAGAGGAGCATCGATTATTCTTAATTGGTCTTCAGAAATTGGGGAAAGGAGACTGGCGTGGAATAGCTAGAAACTATGTGGTATCTAGAACTCCTACCCAGGTAGCAAGCCATGCTCAGAAATATTTCATCCGCCAGACTAATGCCACACGAAGAAAGAGACGCTCCAGCCTTTTTGACATGGTTCCTGACATG GCCACAGAACCCCAATCAGTACCAGAAGAACACGAGTTGCCATCATGTCAGTTAGGAGATACCGATAATGCAGATGCACTGCCTTCACTGAACCTTTCTCTTAAGCCAGAATGTGAAGCCATGGAGACTGCATCTGAAGAACCTGCTAGAGAACTTGAGGAAATGCTGACCGGGTCTAGTGAATTCAAACAAATGATACCGAAATTAAGTGAATTCACACCAGCTATACATCAGCTGAGTGAATTCACACCATTTGTTCCAGGATTCTACCCAGCTTATATGCCAATACCTTATCCATTTTGGCCTACAAATGCTGCTCCTCATGAAGAAGTGAACGGCATGGAGACATCAAACCATCAAGTCCTAAAGCCAGTTCCAATATTTCCTAAGGAGCCTGTCAATGTGGACGAACTGGTTGGCATGTCTCATCTTAGCATAGGAGAGACACAAAGAGATCACAGAGAGCCATCGCCGCTCTCCCTGAAATTAATAGGAGAGCCATCAAGGCAGTCTGCATTTCAGGCTAATGCTCCAGTCAGTGGGTCTGACTTGAGCCAAGGCAAAAGTAGTCCTATACAGGCAGTTTGA